A region of Candidatus Roizmanbacteria bacterium DNA encodes the following proteins:
- a CDS encoding metal-sensitive transcriptional regulator, which produces MEGLDRRVSRILGQMKGIQKMVKEERDCIEVLQQISAVKKAIDGLTEEIVIQYFNGIIPPDKKEEVKKLIDRTINL; this is translated from the coding sequence ATGGAAGGACTTGACAGACGTGTCAGCAGAATTTTAGGACAGATGAAAGGGATTCAAAAAATGGTAAAGGAAGAAAGAGATTGTATTGAAGTACTTCAGCAAATATCAGCAGTCAAAAAGGCAATTGACGGCCTTACAGAGGAAATTGTCATTCAGTATTTCAACGGCATCATTCCTCCTGATAAAAAAGAGGAAGTCAAAAAGCTAATTGACC